In the Aromatoleum bremense genome, one interval contains:
- a CDS encoding phosphate ABC transporter ATP-binding protein, whose protein sequence is MFPLRIRDLRFQPNGRAVLDGVDLELAGDGITLVLGPNGAGKSVLLRTLCGLIEPSGGTIDWGGTVPPKFGVTMVFQHPMMLRASVLENVALALKPHGIGRGERHRRAAAVLARVGLGGREADSARYLSGGEKQRLALARAWVTAPRLLLLDEPTASLDPSATAEVERIVREIRTDGTRILMVTHNLGQATRLGDDVVFMSAGRVREHAPVRRFFAKPASQEARLFIQGELPWRMNF, encoded by the coding sequence ATGTTTCCGCTGCGGATCCGCGACCTGCGTTTCCAGCCGAACGGCCGGGCAGTGCTCGACGGCGTCGATCTGGAACTCGCCGGCGATGGCATCACGCTGGTGCTCGGGCCGAACGGCGCGGGAAAAAGCGTGCTGCTGCGCACGCTGTGCGGCCTGATCGAGCCGAGTGGCGGGACGATCGACTGGGGCGGGACGGTGCCGCCGAAGTTCGGCGTGACGATGGTATTCCAGCACCCGATGATGCTGCGCGCATCGGTGCTCGAAAACGTCGCGCTCGCGCTGAAGCCGCATGGCATCGGGCGCGGCGAACGCCATCGCCGCGCCGCGGCGGTGCTCGCGCGCGTCGGGCTCGGGGGGCGCGAGGCCGACAGCGCGCGCTATCTGTCGGGCGGCGAGAAGCAGCGACTCGCGCTCGCCCGCGCGTGGGTCACCGCGCCGCGCCTGCTGCTGCTCGACGAACCGACTGCGAGCCTCGACCCATCGGCGACGGCCGAAGTCGAGCGCATCGTGCGCGAGATCCGCACCGACGGTACCCGCATCCTGATGGTGACCCACAATCTCGGCCAGGCGACGCGCCTCGGCGACGATGTCGTGTTCATGAGCGCCGGGCGGGTGCGCGAGCACGCGCCGGTGCGGCGATTCTTTGCGAAGCCGGCGTCCCAGGAGGCGCGCCTGTTCATCCAGGGCGAATTGCCGTGGCGGATGAATTTCTGA
- a CDS encoding ABC transporter permease yields MSLFAATFSEAFSLLATFDDRIAEIVVLSLRVSGSAVLIGLLLGLPLGACLAIGNFPGKHTLSVLMNGLMGAPSVVVGVVVYLLLSRSGPLGDYGLLYTPAAMVFAQSLLVIPLMAAITRQVIEDAWQRYAEELRVMRFSWWQSVTTLLYDCRHSLVVAVLAGLGRAMSEVGAVMIVGGNIDRATRVMTTTIALETSKGDLPLAIALGVVLVVVILALNAFAFAMRGWAMRRYG; encoded by the coding sequence ATGTCCCTGTTCGCCGCCACCTTCTCCGAAGCATTTTCGCTGCTCGCCACGTTCGACGACCGAATTGCGGAGATCGTCGTGCTGTCGCTGCGCGTCAGTGGCAGCGCGGTGCTGATCGGCCTGCTGCTCGGGTTGCCGCTGGGAGCGTGCCTCGCGATTGGCAATTTCCCCGGCAAGCACACGCTGTCGGTGCTGATGAACGGGCTGATGGGGGCGCCGTCGGTCGTCGTCGGCGTCGTCGTCTATCTGCTGCTGTCGCGGTCGGGCCCGCTCGGCGATTATGGCCTCCTGTATACGCCGGCCGCGATGGTGTTCGCGCAAAGCCTGCTGGTCATCCCGCTGATGGCGGCGATCACGCGCCAGGTCATCGAGGACGCCTGGCAGCGCTATGCCGAGGAGCTGCGGGTGATGCGGTTCTCGTGGTGGCAGAGCGTCACGACGCTGCTGTACGACTGCCGCCACTCGCTGGTCGTCGCGGTGCTGGCGGGGCTGGGACGGGCGATGAGCGAAGTCGGCGCGGTGATGATCGTCGGCGGCAACATCGACCGCGCGACGCGGGTGATGACGACGACGATCGCGCTCGAGACGAGTAAGGGCGACCTGCCGCTCGCGATCGCGCTCGGCGTCGTGCTGGTCGTCGTGATCCTGGCGCTCAACGCGTTCGCGTTCGCGATGCGCGGCTGGGCGATGCGGCGGTACGGATGA
- a CDS encoding DUF502 domain-containing protein codes for MTTEDSAFPQPGRASRHFGRRVLIGFFTVAPLWVTWLVFDFLLGILAAMGTPLLRASARLVEPMSDTLAAWLLDSDFQKLVAVLLTLASLYAIGVMASLVLGRKLLDAAEAMLARLPLVQTIYGGTKRFLQTLQKPPVKGQRVVLISFPTPEMKTIGFVTKVMRDEASGAELAAVYVPTAPNPTSGYIEIVPLVDVVQTDWTMEEAMTFVMTGGTTAPDRIRFNNPPPAGS; via the coding sequence ATGACCACGGAGGATTCGGCTTTTCCGCAGCCGGGGCGCGCGAGCCGTCATTTCGGCCGGCGCGTGCTGATCGGTTTCTTCACCGTCGCGCCGCTGTGGGTCACCTGGCTCGTGTTCGACTTCCTCCTCGGCATCCTCGCCGCGATGGGGACGCCACTGCTGCGGGCGTCGGCGCGGCTCGTCGAGCCGATGTCGGACACCCTCGCGGCGTGGCTCCTCGACTCCGACTTCCAGAAACTCGTCGCAGTGCTGCTGACGCTCGCGAGCCTGTATGCGATCGGCGTGATGGCCTCGCTCGTGCTCGGACGCAAACTGCTCGACGCCGCCGAAGCGATGCTCGCGCGCCTGCCGCTCGTGCAGACGATCTACGGCGGCACGAAGCGCTTCCTGCAAACCCTGCAGAAGCCGCCGGTCAAGGGTCAGCGCGTCGTCCTGATCAGCTTTCCGACACCCGAGATGAAGACGATAGGCTTCGTGACGAAGGTGATGCGGGACGAGGCGAGCGGCGCGGAACTCGCGGCGGTCTACGTGCCGACGGCGCCGAACCCGACTTCGGGCTATATAGAAATCGTCCCCCTCGTCGACGTCGTGCAGACGGACTGGACGATGGAAGAGGCGATGACCTTCGTCATGACCGGCGGCACGACCGCCCCGGACCGGATCCGATTCAACAATCCACCCCCGGCAGGCAGCTGA
- a CDS encoding DUF2062 domain-containing protein, which translates to MNGYSNPGAWRRVIDLGKPLLVGLTVMATMAALTTYFGISVIWRWRVMSRRRSRKGGRREADA; encoded by the coding sequence CTGAATGGCTATTCGAACCCAGGCGCATGGCGGCGCGTCATCGATCTCGGGAAACCGCTGCTCGTCGGCCTGACGGTGATGGCGACGATGGCGGCCTTGACGACCTATTTCGGCATCAGCGTGATATGGCGCTGGCGCGTGATGTCTCGGCGGCGCTCCCGGAAAGGAGGGCGTCGGGAAGCGGACGCGTGA
- the thiS gene encoding sulfur carrier protein ThiS, with protein sequence MRVAFKLFASLTDYLPPGRDGNRIELDVEEGTTVSELITRFRVPERSAHLVLVNGHFVPPAARATRRLGDGDELAVWPPIAGG encoded by the coding sequence ATGAGGGTCGCGTTCAAGCTGTTCGCGTCGCTGACGGACTACCTCCCGCCCGGGCGGGACGGCAACCGCATCGAACTCGACGTCGAGGAAGGCACGACCGTCTCGGAGCTGATCACGCGTTTCCGGGTGCCCGAACGCAGCGCGCACCTCGTGCTCGTCAACGGCCACTTCGTGCCACCGGCTGCGCGCGCGACGCGCCGCCTCGGCGACGGCGACGAGCTCGCGGTGTGGCCGCCGATCGCCGGCGGTTGA
- a CDS encoding NAD(P)/FAD-dependent oxidoreductase has protein sequence MKHVILGNGPAGVIAAETLRRAAPADDILLVGSEDAPPYSRMAIPYLLEGNIDESGTWLRKSPGHFDRLRIHELRGRAVSLDSGGHRILFDDGHFESWDRLLIATGSHPVRPPIPGVDLPEVQTCWTLEDARAIARFATPGARVLQLGAGFIGCIIMEALAARGVELTVVEMGDRMVPRMMTPQAGGMIRKWVEDQGVRVVTNAGVSRIDRRASNDAPLDVTLSTGEVVVADLVIVAAGVAPNIAFLESTPVHVAKGVLVDDRLETSVPGIFAAGDVAEAPDLFSGAHLVAAIQPNAADQARVAALNMAGRETRLKGVLAINVLDTLGLISSSFGQWWGEERERGGAGVEHVDEAAYRYLSLQFKDDVLIGATSIGLTEHVGALRGLIHGRVRLGEWKERLLHSPLQFVDAYIARSQQPMALAR, from the coding sequence GGCAACGGCCCGGCGGGCGTGATTGCCGCCGAAACCCTGCGCCGCGCCGCGCCGGCCGACGACATCCTGCTCGTCGGCAGCGAAGACGCGCCGCCGTATTCGCGCATGGCGATTCCCTACCTGCTCGAAGGAAACATCGACGAGTCGGGCACGTGGCTGCGCAAGTCGCCCGGCCATTTCGACCGGCTGCGCATCCATGAGCTGCGCGGCCGCGCAGTGTCGCTCGACAGCGGCGGGCACCGCATCCTGTTCGACGACGGCCACTTCGAATCCTGGGACCGGCTGCTGATCGCGACCGGCTCGCACCCGGTGCGGCCACCGATCCCCGGCGTCGATCTGCCGGAGGTGCAGACCTGCTGGACGCTCGAGGACGCGCGCGCGATCGCCCGCTTCGCCACGCCCGGCGCGCGCGTGCTGCAGCTCGGCGCGGGCTTCATCGGCTGCATCATCATGGAAGCGCTCGCCGCGCGCGGCGTCGAACTGACGGTCGTCGAAATGGGCGACCGCATGGTGCCGCGGATGATGACGCCGCAAGCTGGCGGCATGATCCGGAAATGGGTCGAGGACCAGGGCGTGCGCGTCGTGACGAACGCCGGCGTCAGCCGTATTGACCGGCGCGCGAGCAACGACGCGCCGCTCGACGTGACGCTGTCGACCGGCGAAGTCGTCGTCGCCGATCTCGTCATCGTCGCCGCCGGCGTCGCGCCGAACATCGCGTTCCTCGAATCGACGCCGGTGCATGTCGCGAAAGGCGTGCTCGTCGACGACAGGCTCGAGACCAGCGTCCCCGGCATCTTCGCCGCCGGCGACGTCGCCGAGGCGCCGGACCTCTTCAGCGGCGCGCATCTCGTTGCCGCGATCCAGCCGAACGCGGCCGACCAGGCGCGCGTCGCCGCGCTCAACATGGCCGGGCGCGAGACGCGCCTGAAAGGCGTGCTCGCGATCAACGTGCTCGACACGCTCGGCCTGATCTCGTCGTCGTTCGGGCAATGGTGGGGCGAGGAACGCGAGCGCGGCGGGGCGGGCGTCGAACACGTCGACGAAGCGGCGTACCGCTACCTGAGCCTGCAGTTCAAGGACGATGTGCTGATCGGCGCGACCTCGATCGGGCTGACCGAGCACGTCGGCGCGCTGCGCGGCCTGATCCACGGCAGGGTGCGCCTCGGCGAGTGGAAGGAGCGGCTGTTGCATTCGCCGCTGCAGTTCGTCGATGCGTACATCGCGCGCTCGCAGCAACCGATGGCGCTGGCGCGATGA